A portion of the Salmo trutta chromosome 1, fSalTru1.1, whole genome shotgun sequence genome contains these proteins:
- the LOC115201510 gene encoding telomerase RNA component interacting RNase: MDPKRGYNRRHQNSSDSSSNSPGSPDSPAPGVSKATAANTFANDGSFMEMFKKKMEEEKRKKEMDQGCGDKSTADEGQSTQEKKTPSVTSFVGKRRGGSKLALKTGMVAKKQKVDPEMEGKGDAWTKYMAEVKKYKAHQCGDDDKTRPLVK; this comes from the exons ATGGATCCGAAGCGTGGATACaacagaagacatcaaaacagCAGCGATTCGAGCAGTAACAGCCCGGGGTCGCCAGACAGTCCTGCACCGGGAGTCAGCAAAGCAACAGCGGCCAATACATTTGCTAATGATGGAAGCTTTATGGAGATGTTCAAGAAAAAAATGgaggaagaaaaaagaaaaaaagaaatggaCCAAGGATGCGGTGATAAAAGTACTGCTGACGAAGGACAGTCGACACAGGAAAAGAAGACTCCGAGTGTGACCAGCTTT GTGGGGAAGCGCAGAGGTGGCTCTAAATTGGCCCTCAAGACTGGCATGGTTGCGAAGAAACAGAAAGTGGATCCTGAG ATGGAGGGCAAGGGGGATGCCTGGACAAAATACATGGCAGAGGTGAAAAAGTATAAAGCCCATCAGTGTGGCGATGATGACAAAACCAGGCCCCTGGTCAAATAG